The following coding sequences are from one Pseudonocardia sp. HH130630-07 window:
- a CDS encoding FAD binding domain-containing protein: MKPAAFTYHRASSVRGAVELLTELADDDPKILAGGQSLVAMMNYRMARPGHLVDIGRIPGLSGIRRDGDALRIGALTTHHAVERADLGPDFRVLSEAMRWVGHLPIRTRGTVGGSIAHADATAEWCLLAVLLDAVVVAEGPGGRREIAAGEFFLGPFSTALGADEIVTEVVFGRPAPRAALAEYADRRGDFAIVAAGVDLDTGSVALGGVGTVPVLLRPAGPAAEVADGLTLRDEPGAPAAYRRALVRTLVERARAEAGGRRHG; this comes from the coding sequence GTGAAGCCGGCCGCGTTCACCTACCACCGGGCGTCGTCGGTGCGCGGCGCCGTCGAGCTGCTCACCGAGCTGGCCGACGACGACCCGAAGATCCTGGCCGGCGGGCAGAGCCTGGTCGCGATGATGAACTACCGGATGGCCCGGCCGGGGCACCTCGTCGACATCGGCCGGATACCCGGGCTGTCCGGCATCCGGCGCGACGGCGACGCCCTGCGGATCGGCGCGCTCACCACGCACCACGCCGTCGAGCGGGCCGACCTGGGGCCGGACTTCCGGGTGCTGTCCGAGGCGATGCGCTGGGTCGGGCACCTGCCGATCCGGACCCGCGGCACGGTCGGCGGCAGCATCGCGCACGCCGACGCCACCGCCGAGTGGTGCCTGCTCGCGGTGCTGCTGGACGCGGTCGTCGTCGCCGAGGGTCCGGGCGGGCGCCGGGAGATCGCGGCCGGGGAGTTCTTCCTCGGCCCGTTCAGCACGGCGCTCGGCGCCGACGAGATCGTCACCGAGGTCGTGTTCGGTCGCCCGGCGCCCCGGGCCGCGCTCGCCGAGTACGCCGACCGGCGCGGCGACTTCGCGATCGTCGCCGCAGGAGTCGATCTCGACACCGGGTCGGTCGCGCTGGGCGGGGTGGGCACCGTCCCGGTGCTCCTGCGCCCCGCGGGCCCCGCCGCCGAGGTCGCCGACGGCCTGACCCTGCGCGACGAGCCCGGCGCCCCGGCGGCGTACCGCCGGGCGCTGGTCCGGACCCTGGTCGAGCGGGCCAGGGCCGAGGCGGGAGGACGGCGGCATGGCTGA
- a CDS encoding glycoside hydrolase family 13 protein, whose translation MTAHEQDWWRNAVVYQVYIRSFADGIGDGTGDIAGLHAKLDHLARLGVDAIWINPWYPSPLADGGYDVADYRAINPMFGDTAQAEALIAAAHERDIRVLLDIVPNHHSSDHAWFRRALAAAPGSRERERYVFRDGRGPGGAEPPNNWESMFGGPAWERVPDGQWYLHLFDVTQPDVNWADPEVREDFATTLRFWFDRGVDGFRIDVANSMLKDPELPDLVPGVNDVQDGGHPYLDREDVHAVYRSWREIAEDYDPPKVYVAEAWVPDPERLARYLRPDELQTAFSFNFLTAAWIAEDLRRNIDDAIAENTAVGAPATWVLSNHDVCRHPSRLARTPEAGRGWSLDDVVDLPADPELGLRRARAAALLMLALPGTVYLYQGEEFGLPEVEDLPEKLLDDPTWERSGHTRRGRDGCRVPLPWAAGEPSFGFSLGHPDPPAPWLPQPEVFARHAADAQEADPDSVLHLYRDALTLRRAHPALGGGTLTWQDSLEGTLALSRTSDDGAEGDAGFTALVNVSSAPVSLPEDAEVMLTSAPLTHRGELPADTTAWLRH comes from the coding sequence ATGACCGCCCACGAGCAGGACTGGTGGCGCAACGCCGTCGTCTACCAGGTCTACATCCGCAGCTTCGCCGACGGGATCGGCGACGGGACCGGCGACATCGCGGGCCTGCACGCCAAGCTGGACCATCTCGCCCGGCTGGGCGTCGACGCGATCTGGATCAACCCCTGGTACCCGTCGCCGCTGGCCGACGGCGGCTACGACGTGGCCGACTACCGGGCGATCAACCCGATGTTCGGCGACACCGCCCAGGCCGAGGCGCTGATCGCGGCGGCGCACGAGCGCGACATCCGGGTGCTGCTCGACATCGTCCCGAACCACCACTCGTCGGACCACGCGTGGTTCCGCCGCGCGCTCGCGGCCGCACCGGGATCGCGCGAGCGGGAGCGCTACGTGTTCCGCGACGGCCGCGGGCCCGGCGGCGCGGAGCCCCCGAACAACTGGGAGTCGATGTTCGGCGGGCCGGCCTGGGAGCGGGTGCCGGACGGGCAGTGGTACCTGCACCTGTTCGACGTCACCCAGCCGGACGTCAACTGGGCGGACCCGGAGGTCCGGGAGGACTTCGCGACCACCCTGCGGTTCTGGTTCGACCGCGGGGTCGACGGCTTCCGGATCGACGTCGCCAACTCGATGCTCAAGGACCCGGAGCTGCCGGACCTGGTGCCCGGCGTCAACGACGTGCAGGACGGCGGCCACCCCTACCTCGACCGCGAGGACGTGCACGCGGTCTACCGCTCCTGGCGCGAGATCGCCGAGGACTACGACCCGCCGAAGGTCTACGTGGCCGAGGCGTGGGTGCCGGACCCGGAGCGGCTGGCCCGCTACCTGCGCCCGGACGAGCTGCAGACGGCGTTCAGCTTCAACTTCCTGACCGCCGCCTGGATCGCCGAGGACCTGCGGCGCAACATCGACGACGCGATCGCCGAGAACACCGCGGTGGGTGCGCCGGCGACCTGGGTGCTGTCCAACCACGACGTCTGCCGGCACCCGAGCCGGTTGGCCCGCACCCCGGAGGCCGGTCGCGGCTGGAGCCTCGACGACGTCGTGGACCTGCCCGCCGACCCGGAGCTCGGCCTGCGCCGGGCCAGGGCCGCCGCGCTGCTGATGCTGGCGCTGCCCGGGACCGTGTACCTCTACCAGGGCGAGGAGTTCGGCCTGCCGGAGGTCGAGGACCTCCCGGAGAAGCTGCTCGACGACCCCACCTGGGAGCGGTCCGGGCACACCCGGCGCGGCCGCGACGGCTGCCGGGTACCGCTGCCGTGGGCCGCGGGCGAGCCGTCGTTCGGGTTCAGCCTCGGGCACCCGGACCCGCCGGCGCCGTGGCTGCCGCAGCCCGAGGTCTTCGCCCGGCACGCCGCCGACGCCCAGGAGGCCGACCCGGACTCGGTGCTGCACCTGTACCGGGACGCGCTGACCCTGCGCCGCGCCCATCCCGCGCTCGGCGGCGGCACGCTGACCTGGCAGGACTCGCTGGAGGGGACGCTGGCCCTGTCCCGCACCTCCGACGACGGCGCCGAGGGCGACGCCGGCTTCACCGCCCTGGTGAACGTGTCCTCCGCCCCGGTCTCCCTCCCCGAGGACGCCGAGGTGATGCTGACCAGCGCCCCCCTGACCCACCGCGGCGAGCTCCCCGCCGACACCACGGCCTGGCTCCGCCACTGA
- a CDS encoding LacI family DNA-binding transcriptional regulator yields the protein MTDEPVHEIVRRVGVRRVAELAGVSAATVSRALRAGTPVSDETRQRVRWAAASLGYRTPSRRLTVAVLARFPGRWFFAEAVAGVESVLSAAGHTMQLHNVGDPGARAHFFATLPVRGRVDGLIVVASGADAAERAALDALGVPIVVVGDTTSGWPRTGIDDRAGARAAVRHLVGLGHDGIALVSFDPDEACGRSTTRARYAGWADALAESGRTAGPVLEVGGDVGSGVAAAGELLTLPRLPTAVFAMADEAAVGLVRTLRRAGVDVPGQVSVVGFDDHEMAAVTDLTTIGQPVRRQGELAARSLLGALAGTPATDAELPTRLVVRGTTAPPPGVRERMG from the coding sequence GTGACGGACGAACCGGTGCACGAGATCGTCCGCCGGGTGGGGGTCCGGCGGGTGGCCGAGCTGGCCGGGGTGTCCGCGGCGACCGTCTCCCGGGCGCTGCGGGCGGGCACCCCGGTGTCCGACGAGACCCGCCAGCGGGTCCGGTGGGCGGCGGCCTCGCTCGGTTACCGCACGCCGTCCCGCCGGCTGACCGTCGCGGTGCTCGCGCGGTTCCCGGGCCGCTGGTTCTTCGCCGAGGCCGTCGCCGGGGTGGAGTCGGTGCTGTCCGCGGCCGGGCACACCATGCAGCTGCACAACGTCGGCGACCCGGGTGCGCGGGCGCACTTCTTCGCGACGCTGCCGGTCCGCGGCCGGGTGGACGGGCTGATCGTCGTCGCCTCCGGTGCCGACGCCGCGGAGCGGGCCGCGCTGGACGCGCTGGGGGTGCCGATCGTCGTCGTCGGGGACACGACGTCGGGCTGGCCGCGCACCGGGATCGACGACCGGGCCGGCGCCCGCGCCGCCGTCCGGCACCTGGTCGGGCTGGGCCACGACGGGATCGCCCTGGTGTCCTTCGACCCGGACGAGGCGTGCGGCCGCAGCACCACCCGGGCCCGGTACGCCGGCTGGGCCGACGCGCTCGCCGAGTCCGGCCGGACCGCCGGCCCGGTCCTGGAGGTCGGGGGTGACGTCGGGTCGGGCGTCGCCGCCGCCGGTGAGCTGCTGACCCTGCCCCGGTTGCCGACCGCGGTGTTCGCCATGGCCGACGAGGCGGCGGTGGGGCTGGTCCGCACGCTGCGCCGGGCCGGGGTGGACGTCCCGGGCCAGGTCTCGGTGGTGGGTTTCGACGACCACGAGATGGCCGCCGTCACCGATCTCACGACGATCGGCCAGCCGGTCCGCCGCCAGGGCGAGCTGGCCGCACGGTCCCTGCTCGGAGCGCTGGCCGGCACCCCGGCGACCGACGCCGAGCTGCCGACCCGGCTCGTGGTCCGCGGCACCACGGCGCCCCCGCCCGGCGTCCGGGAGAGGATGGGGTGA
- a CDS encoding MarR family winged helix-turn-helix transcriptional regulator, translating to MGEPLRRGERTPAVTAAPPADLVAAPGYGARRMYQAYLAAWNRHVDAVLTGPQFAVLSAVRAYPDSDQGSLAGAVALDTSTMADVCRRLERRGLIRRTESPRDARRKLLSLTKDGGAALAEVTRRTRRLDQELLTALPEDRRHDLAALLNTLGTHWESIAERNHLTDPA from the coding sequence ATGGGCGAGCCGTTGCGGCGGGGTGAGCGCACGCCGGCCGTCACCGCGGCACCACCGGCGGACCTCGTCGCCGCGCCGGGCTACGGCGCCCGCCGGATGTACCAGGCCTACCTCGCGGCCTGGAACCGGCACGTCGACGCGGTGCTCACCGGTCCGCAGTTCGCGGTCCTGTCCGCGGTGCGCGCCTACCCCGACTCCGACCAGGGCTCGCTCGCCGGTGCGGTGGCGCTGGACACCTCGACGATGGCCGACGTCTGCCGCCGCCTGGAACGGCGCGGCCTGATCCGGCGGACCGAGTCACCCCGCGACGCCCGCCGCAAGCTGCTCTCGCTGACCAAGGACGGCGGCGCCGCGCTCGCCGAGGTCACCCGCCGCACCCGGCGCCTGGACCAGGAGCTGCTCACCGCCCTCCCCGAGGACCGCCGCCACGACCTGGCCGCCCTCCTGAACACCCTCGGCACCCACTGGGAGTCGATAGCGGAACGCAACCACCTGACCGACCCCGCGTAA
- a CDS encoding TetR/AcrR family transcriptional regulator yields the protein MGTGTRPALRADAARNRELLLAAAFRAFTAESTGGPSPTLDGIAKDAGVGIGTLYRHFPNRDALVEAVYRNELDRLCSAAAELGAELPADQALRAWMDRFVDYVITKKHLKDSLHSLVACGRNPFAQSRERMLEAVRELHVAGIAEGTLRSDVDAADVLVGTSGICMALADPENRVQAGRLLDLLVDGLRPR from the coding sequence ATGGGCACCGGCACCCGTCCCGCACTGCGTGCGGACGCCGCCCGTAACCGCGAGCTGTTGCTCGCGGCGGCGTTCCGGGCGTTCACGGCGGAGAGCACCGGCGGCCCCTCCCCCACGCTGGACGGCATCGCGAAGGACGCCGGGGTCGGCATCGGCACCCTCTACCGGCACTTCCCGAACCGGGACGCGCTGGTCGAGGCCGTCTACCGCAACGAGCTGGACCGGCTGTGCTCCGCGGCCGCGGAACTGGGCGCCGAGCTGCCCGCCGACCAGGCCCTGCGCGCCTGGATGGACCGGTTCGTCGACTACGTGATCACCAAGAAGCACCTCAAGGACTCGCTGCACTCGCTCGTCGCGTGCGGGCGCAACCCGTTCGCCCAGAGCCGGGAGCGGATGCTGGAGGCGGTGCGCGAGCTGCACGTGGCCGGCATCGCCGAGGGCACCCTGCGGTCCGACGTGGACGCGGCCGACGTGCTGGTCGGCACCAGCGGGATCTGCATGGCGCTCGCCGATCCGGAGAACCGGGTCCAGGCCGGGCGACTGCTGGACCTGCTGGTCGACGGCCTGCGCCCGCGCTGA
- a CDS encoding MFS transporter, whose translation MRTGDQVVQDLPWRWGVQGKIFLIGGLGYMFDAWDVALNGFLTPLLGTEFDLSTGQRGLVATANLIGMAVGAVACGTIADRMGRKRVFSITLLIFALFSVLGALSPNWEVFLLLRFLAGIGLGGCIPVDYAIVSEFSPRRQRGRVLAAMDGWWPIGTTLAGLSATLLVPVDGNWRWMLALMVLPALLLFWIRRGVPESPLYLARTGRETEARVVIDDMVRRTGAAAEPYVITAAAPETVTSRRRGLGALTEQLRLVWAFSPRITGVAWALFVSVMVVYYAALSWMPSILRAQGMGEVAAFGSTTVMNAVGILGVITSVLLVETLGRKWVIGIAGPAAALSLVVFALVMESSTAAIAMIAVFGFFALVVIPVMYAYVSELYPTELRASGFGWASSSSRAVTGFVPLVFGSLLWPVLGLPLTFALMAVFVLAAVVFMALGAPETRGRELDRITGTEERLDGPVAERT comes from the coding sequence ATGCGTACCGGAGACCAGGTCGTCCAGGACCTGCCGTGGCGCTGGGGCGTCCAGGGGAAGATCTTCCTCATCGGCGGCCTCGGCTACATGTTCGACGCCTGGGACGTCGCCCTCAACGGCTTCCTCACCCCGCTGCTCGGGACCGAGTTCGACCTGTCCACCGGGCAGCGGGGCCTGGTCGCGACGGCCAACCTCATCGGCATGGCGGTCGGCGCCGTCGCGTGCGGCACCATCGCCGACCGGATGGGCCGCAAACGCGTCTTCAGCATCACGCTGCTGATCTTCGCGCTGTTCTCGGTGCTCGGGGCGCTGTCGCCGAACTGGGAGGTCTTCCTGCTGCTGCGCTTCCTGGCCGGGATCGGGCTCGGCGGCTGCATCCCGGTGGACTACGCGATCGTCAGCGAGTTCTCCCCGCGCCGGCAACGGGGCCGGGTGCTCGCCGCGATGGACGGCTGGTGGCCGATCGGCACCACGCTGGCCGGGCTGTCCGCGACGCTGCTGGTGCCGGTGGACGGCAACTGGCGCTGGATGCTCGCTCTGATGGTGCTGCCCGCGCTGCTGCTGTTCTGGATCCGGCGTGGTGTCCCGGAGTCGCCGCTGTACCTGGCCCGCACCGGCCGCGAGACCGAGGCCAGGGTCGTCATCGACGACATGGTCCGCCGTACCGGGGCCGCCGCCGAGCCGTACGTGATCACGGCCGCCGCCCCGGAGACCGTCACCTCGCGGCGGCGCGGCCTCGGCGCGCTCACCGAGCAGCTGCGCCTGGTGTGGGCGTTCTCGCCGCGGATCACCGGGGTCGCCTGGGCGTTGTTCGTCTCGGTGATGGTCGTCTACTACGCGGCGCTGTCCTGGATGCCGTCGATCCTGCGGGCCCAGGGCATGGGCGAGGTCGCCGCGTTCGGCTCGACGACGGTGATGAACGCGGTCGGCATCCTCGGCGTGATCACCTCGGTGCTGCTGGTCGAGACGCTCGGCCGCAAGTGGGTGATCGGCATCGCCGGACCGGCCGCGGCACTGTCGCTGGTCGTGTTCGCCCTGGTCATGGAGTCCTCGACGGCGGCCATCGCGATGATCGCGGTGTTCGGGTTCTTCGCCCTCGTCGTCATCCCGGTGATGTACGCCTACGTCTCCGAGCTGTACCCGACGGAGCTGCGGGCCTCCGGGTTCGGCTGGGCGTCGTCGTCGAGCCGGGCGGTCACCGGGTTCGTCCCGCTGGTGTTCGGCAGCCTGCTGTGGCCGGTGCTGGGGCTGCCCCTGACGTTCGCGCTGATGGCCGTGTTCGTCCTCGCCGCCGTGGTGTTCATGGCGCTGGGGGCCCCGGAGACCCGCGGGCGGGAGCTGGACCGGATCACCGGCACCGAGGAGCGGCTGGACGGCCCGGTCGCGGAGCGCACGTGA
- a CDS encoding META domain-containing protein, translating to MRRLLLGPAVLAVLVLLGCADAGAGPADPPGPRPAAAADLLGRWYPADGAAGGRAFAEFADGGDWTGSDGCNGQSGTWAVAAGGEFTGSYGPSTKIACENVPIAVWVGDARRVEIDAGTLVLHGPDGPARLVRELP from the coding sequence ATGCGACGACTCCTGCTCGGCCCCGCGGTGCTCGCCGTCCTCGTCCTGCTCGGCTGCGCCGACGCCGGTGCGGGGCCCGCGGACCCGCCGGGGCCCCGGCCCGCCGCCGCGGCCGACCTGCTCGGCCGCTGGTACCCGGCGGACGGCGCGGCCGGCGGGCGGGCGTTCGCCGAGTTCGCCGACGGCGGTGACTGGACCGGGTCCGACGGCTGCAACGGCCAGAGCGGCACCTGGGCGGTCGCGGCCGGCGGGGAGTTCACCGGCAGCTACGGCCCGAGCACCAAGATCGCTTGCGAGAACGTGCCGATCGCCGTCTGGGTCGGCGACGCCCGGCGGGTCGAGATCGACGCCGGCACGCTCGTCCTGCACGGTCCGGACGGTCCCGCCCGGCTGGTGCGCGAGCTGCCCTGA
- a CDS encoding SDR family NAD(P)-dependent oxidoreductase, protein MFLRSTTTRSPITTTHTTTTTTSTAATTAVPADVLAGADLTGRRAVVTGAASGVGLATARALAAAGAEVTLAVRDAEAGAAARAGIVAETGNEQVLVGELDLTDQRSVARFVRLWDGPLHILVHAASVADAPLTRTGDEWELHLAVNHLGPASLSSGLHWALTAVDGARIVHVLSDADLAAPFDLEDPHFFSTRYDGALAHTRSRTAAMLHTVEAARRWSGDGIAVNAVRPGASGGDPADLAATVLLAAASPLTGGISGRYFTDLAEAEPIEHAVDPVLARRVWRWTESTLREVWFSGLPVVA, encoded by the coding sequence ATGTTCCTCCGGTCCACGACCACCCGATCCCCGATCACCACCACGCACACCACCACCACCACCACGTCCACTGCCGCCACCACCGCCGTCCCGGCCGACGTGCTCGCCGGTGCCGACCTCACCGGGCGCCGCGCCGTCGTCACCGGTGCCGCGTCCGGGGTCGGCCTGGCGACCGCCCGCGCGCTCGCCGCGGCCGGCGCCGAGGTCACCCTCGCCGTCCGGGACGCCGAGGCCGGCGCGGCCGCCCGCGCCGGGATCGTCGCCGAGACCGGCAACGAGCAGGTGTTGGTCGGCGAGCTCGACCTCACCGACCAGCGGTCGGTCGCCCGGTTCGTGCGGCTCTGGGACGGCCCGCTGCACATCCTCGTGCACGCCGCCTCGGTGGCCGACGCGCCGCTCACCCGCACCGGCGACGAGTGGGAGCTGCACCTGGCCGTCAACCACCTCGGCCCGGCCTCGCTCAGCTCCGGCCTGCACTGGGCGCTGACCGCGGTCGACGGCGCCCGGATCGTGCACGTCCTCTCCGACGCGGACCTCGCGGCCCCGTTCGACCTGGAGGACCCGCACTTCTTCTCCACCCGCTACGACGGCGCGCTGGCGCACACCCGGTCCCGCACGGCCGCCATGCTGCACACCGTCGAGGCCGCCCGGCGCTGGTCCGGTGACGGCATCGCGGTGAACGCGGTGCGCCCCGGTGCGTCCGGCGGGGACCCGGCCGACCTGGCGGCCACGGTGCTCCTGGCGGCGGCGTCGCCGCTCACCGGCGGGATCAGCGGGCGCTACTTCACCGATCTCGCCGAGGCCGAGCCGATCGAGCACGCGGTCGACCCGGTGCTGGCCCGCCGGGTCTGGCGCTGGACCGAGAGCACGCTGCGCGAGGTGTGGTTCTCCGGCCTGCCCGTCGTCGCCTGA
- a CDS encoding FAD-dependent monooxygenase: MAPSQSLEITVAGGGLGGLTTALALRRQGFRVTVLETAPQLGEVGAGIQTAPNASRVLVGLGLRPAMERIHTAPQDQVRRRWADGAVIAQLPLGRSVVDAYGAPYWHYHRADLHRILLDACTDPDGPGPVVAVHTGAEVVGLDGTGTDRPVAVTARGDRFAGDVLVGADGIRSRVRDLAGFDDTLVFSGEMAYRALIPGDLIAADPATRFLLDRYHSTIWYGPGRHLVHYVIRRGEFLNVVAIVPCTAGVERDWTAPAPVSELVEAFADWDDRVPAMLSKAKEDVAAFALYRRRRDPVWIDGRVALLGDACHAMLPYQAQGASQAMEDAAVLAEELGAAGRAGIDGALARYVHRRAKHAGMVQDASRANMDFYHLPDGPEQRERDAKLRRFDGESDVSYDWLWRGSPLHDRGDEAVTYQFVR, encoded by the coding sequence GTGGCACCCAGCCAGTCGCTGGAGATCACGGTCGCCGGGGGCGGCCTCGGCGGGCTGACGACGGCGCTCGCCCTGCGCCGGCAGGGCTTCCGGGTGACCGTGCTGGAGACCGCGCCGCAGCTCGGTGAGGTCGGGGCCGGGATCCAGACCGCGCCGAACGCGAGCCGGGTGCTCGTCGGGCTCGGCCTGCGCCCGGCGATGGAGCGGATCCACACCGCGCCGCAGGACCAGGTGCGACGGCGCTGGGCCGACGGCGCGGTCATCGCCCAGCTCCCGCTCGGCCGGTCCGTCGTCGACGCCTACGGCGCGCCCTACTGGCACTACCACCGGGCCGACCTGCACCGGATCCTGCTCGACGCGTGCACCGACCCGGACGGGCCGGGACCGGTCGTCGCCGTGCACACCGGCGCCGAGGTCGTCGGGCTCGACGGCACCGGCACCGACCGGCCGGTCGCGGTCACCGCCCGCGGCGACCGGTTCGCCGGCGACGTCCTGGTCGGTGCCGACGGGATCCGCTCCCGGGTCCGTGACCTCGCCGGGTTCGACGACACCCTGGTGTTCTCCGGGGAGATGGCCTACCGGGCACTGATCCCGGGCGACCTGATCGCCGCCGACCCGGCCACCCGGTTCCTCCTCGACCGCTACCACTCCACGATCTGGTACGGCCCCGGCCGCCATCTCGTGCACTACGTGATCCGCCGCGGGGAGTTCCTCAACGTGGTCGCGATCGTGCCCTGCACGGCCGGGGTGGAACGGGACTGGACGGCCCCGGCACCGGTGTCCGAGCTGGTGGAGGCGTTCGCGGACTGGGACGACCGGGTCCCGGCGATGCTGTCCAAGGCCAAGGAGGACGTGGCCGCGTTCGCCCTGTACCGCCGCCGCCGCGACCCGGTGTGGATCGACGGCCGGGTCGCCCTGCTCGGCGACGCCTGCCACGCGATGCTCCCCTACCAGGCCCAGGGTGCCTCGCAGGCGATGGAGGACGCGGCCGTGCTCGCCGAGGAGCTCGGCGCGGCGGGCCGGGCCGGGATCGACGGCGCGCTGGCCCGCTACGTGCACCGCCGGGCCAAGCACGCCGGGATGGTGCAGGACGCGTCCCGGGCGAACATGGACTTCTACCACCTCCCCGACGGCCCGGAGCAGCGCGAACGCGACGCCAAGCTCCGCCGGTTCGACGGCGAGTCCGACGTCTCCTACGACTGGCTCTGGCGCGGGTCACCGCTGCACGATCGCGGCGACGAGGCCGTCACGTACCAGTTCGTCCGCTGA
- a CDS encoding DIP1984 family protein, which translates to MTTTDQDAIPPGSTLAEALARRTELRNRLDSLRNRIAANARHQEGDPPAEDAAALLEQAGIVLTGLEELIRRINRTNSATDLGPDGTMTDALARRDVLRMRHSLLVAAADAATGHGVRHNAGRQLHSELREVPALPVPRLREQADGVARDLRELDARIQRANWTTAMLD; encoded by the coding sequence GTGACGACGACGGACCAGGATGCGATCCCGCCCGGCAGCACGCTCGCCGAGGCGCTGGCCCGCCGTACGGAACTGCGCAACCGGCTGGACTCGTTGCGCAACCGGATCGCGGCGAACGCCCGGCACCAGGAGGGCGACCCGCCCGCCGAGGACGCCGCCGCCCTGCTGGAGCAGGCGGGGATCGTGCTGACCGGCCTGGAGGAGCTGATCCGGCGGATCAACCGGACCAACTCGGCCACCGACCTGGGCCCGGACGGGACGATGACCGACGCGCTGGCCCGCCGCGACGTCCTCCGGATGCGGCACTCGCTGCTGGTCGCCGCGGCGGACGCCGCCACGGGGCACGGCGTCCGGCACAACGCCGGGCGCCAGCTGCACTCCGAGCTCCGCGAGGTCCCGGCGCTGCCGGTGCCGCGGCTGCGCGAGCAGGCCGACGGCGTCGCCCGCGACCTGCGCGAGCTCGACGCCCGGATCCAGCGGGCGAACTGGACGACCGCCATGCTCGACTGA
- a CDS encoding alpha/beta hydrolase: MARLRCDLVADSLGLATSVTVLLPQPSRTRIGAGVRDPGAPPPVLYLLHGLSDDDTAWSRYTAIERYADELGLAVVMPQVHRSFYTDEAYGGRYRTWVCTELPELVGRFFRVSGDPAETFVARLSMGGYGALRWALAEPGRFAAAASLSGVLDIGALVQGPPREEDPRIWERIFGGEPVTGTGADLFALVDALAEPAHTPSLYVCAGTEDPLHPHTVRFARHARAAGLDVTTHSGAGEHAWSYWDARIRDVLDWLPLAR, encoded by the coding sequence GTGGCCCGCCTGCGCTGTGACCTCGTCGCCGACTCGCTCGGGCTGGCGACCTCGGTCACCGTCCTGCTCCCGCAGCCGTCGCGCACCCGGATCGGGGCCGGGGTCCGCGACCCCGGCGCACCGCCACCGGTGCTGTACCTGCTGCACGGGCTCTCCGACGACGACACGGCGTGGTCGCGCTACACCGCGATCGAGCGGTACGCCGACGAGCTGGGCCTGGCCGTCGTCATGCCGCAGGTGCACCGCAGCTTCTACACCGACGAGGCGTACGGCGGCCGGTACCGGACCTGGGTCTGCACCGAGCTGCCCGAGCTCGTCGGGCGGTTCTTCCGGGTGTCCGGCGACCCGGCCGAGACGTTCGTGGCCAGGCTGTCCATGGGTGGTTACGGCGCGCTGCGCTGGGCGCTGGCCGAGCCGGGCCGGTTCGCCGCGGCGGCCTCGCTGTCCGGGGTGCTCGACATCGGCGCGCTGGTGCAGGGCCCACCGCGCGAGGAGGACCCGCGGATCTGGGAGCGGATCTTCGGCGGCGAGCCGGTGACCGGCACCGGCGCCGACCTGTTCGCCCTCGTCGACGCGCTCGCGGAACCGGCGCACACGCCGTCGCTCTACGTCTGTGCCGGTACCGAGGACCCGCTGCACCCGCACACGGTCCGGTTCGCCCGGCACGCCCGCGCCGCCGGTCTCGACGTGACCACCCACTCCGGGGCCGGCGAGCACGCCTGGTCCTACTGGGACGCCCGGATCCGCGACGTCCTGGACTGGCTGCCGCTGGCCCGCTGA